In the genome of Candidatus Hydrogenedentota bacterium, the window CACGGCCTACCACCCCCGGGCCATGCAGCCCGCGCTCCTGCTCTGGCAGCGCACCGGCGACGCGAGGCTGGGGCGGCTGTTCACGGCGTGGATGGAAACCTGGGCGGACGCGGCGGCCCGCAACGGCCGCGGCAAGCCCGCCGGGGTGCTGCCGGGCGCCGTCCACTGGCCGGACGGCAAAATCGGCGGTCTTGGTCCGGACTGGTGGGACCCGCAAAACCACGACGAGCCGGGACTGTACCGCTGGCCCGGCCCGGTGGCCATGCTCGCAAACACCCTGCTGCTGGCCCATCACATGACGGGCGGGGACAAGTATCTGGCGTCCATCCGGGACATGGCGGCCATGCGCCTGCGCCATGCCGGGTCACCATCCGGAGAACCGCAGGAGGCGGGCGGCGAGGCCTGGTGCGCCGCGCGGATGGGCTGGCTGGGCGGCGTGCTCGGGAAATACCGTTTGGCCACCGGGGACACCGGTTTTGACGCGCTGCTGGCGCGGGACGCGCCCCCGTACCTGTCCCTTCGGCTAAACGGGGAACGCGGCCCCCTGGAGGCGGCGCTGGAAAGGACGGCGCGCGCGCTGTCCATCAACTTTGAGGGATATACCTCCGAGGTGCGCTACACGGACCGGGTGCTGCGTTTTCCCTCCATATTCGAGCGCGGCAAACTCTTCACTGAGGGAATTTCCGGCATCCCGTCCCCTGACACGGGCCTGCTCTATGCCACCGTGACCGGCGACCCCGGCGACGCGGGCTATTTCCCGATGAATGCCGTGCGCTGGCGCACCCCCGCCAAAAACCTGGCGGCGCTGGTGACCGACAGTGGAAAAGACCGCTTCGCCGCCGAACTCTTCCATTTCGGAGACGCTCCCCGCAACCTGCGCATGGAACTGCTGCTGCTGGCGCCGGGGGAATACCGGCTGCGGGTGGACTGCGGCGGGGACACAAAAGAATCCACACTGACCGTGGCCGCGCCCCGGCCGGAAGTGACTGTCACCCTGCCTGGCGGGCAACTGGCGCAACTATTCATCACCCGCCGCTCATGACCCGCCCGCAAGTTTTCGCCCGAGCCGCCGCGCCCTGCGTATAACCCTCGGGGAAAGGGTGTGGTGTTCGCCCATGGCGCACATGCCGATAAAGAGAAGGTCCGGGGACTTCGCGCCGAGCAGCGCGGCGGCGCTTTTCATGAGCTTGACCATGCCGGTGGCGAGGCGGGACAGCACTGCGGGGGCCGCCGAGGAGGCGACCAGCACCGCGCGTTTCTCCCGGACGGGTTTTCGGGTGCGCGGGGCGGGCCGGCCCCAGGGCCAGTCGGCAAAGCACACCAGTCTTTCAATGAAACGCTTGGTCACCGCAGTGACGGTGCTGAAATTCATGGGTGAGGCCAGAATGAACGCGTCGGACTTGTCCAGCGCGTCGAGGATGCGGGGCATCTCGTCATTGAGGGGGCACACGCCGGGGCTGTCGCCAGAACTCTGGGTGCAACTGCGGCAGTTCCGGCAAAACTCGACATGCGTGTCAATCAGGTAAATCGTTTCAGTTTCCGCGCCATGCTCCCGCGCGGCGGAAAGGATTTCCCCCACGGCGGTGTCTATGACGCCGCCCTTGCGGTAGGTGCCCACTATGGCGGTGATTTTCATCGTGATGAAACCTTTGTCAGCCGGACGGCGGGCCGTCAGGCGCCCGTCTCACTCTTTCCCCAGAGACAGCACCGTGCCCGCAATGTGACGGATGCCGTTGTCCTTGTTGAAGTAATAGACAACAAGATACCGCCCGTCGGCCATGGGGGTCACCCACGGATAGCCCAGATCGCCGCTGCCGCCGTCGTCGCGCAAAACAATTTCCTGGCTGTCGGCGATGTCCGTCGCCTCGGCGTTCAGGACGCGCGCGCGGATGCCGAAGGGCTGGTGACGGTAGCCGTACACCAGCAGAATGCGCCCGTCCGGGAGGGTCGTGGCGCAGTGGGGATGCCCCTGAAACCCCGTGTCCTCCCAGGGGGCGAAGGATTTCCCGCCGTCCGTGGACCGCGCAATGACGGTGTGATCGTTGAAGTCCGCCGTGCGCAGGAAGGCCAGCAGCGTGCCGCCCCGCGTCTCGATGAGCGCCGTCTCGTTGAAGGACGCCTTGTCGTCCCGCGCCACGGGGCAGCGGTACTCCCAGGAGAGGCCGCCGTCGGCGGAGGCCATCAGGTGCACCTCGGTGAGGCGCGGCTGAAGGCGCGACTGGGAGGCCACGGCCCAATAGAGGAGCCCGTCCTGCCCCTGCCACATGGGGCCGCGGTTGTAGGCGGGGCAGGGCTCCTTGAACACCGTGTTGGTCACCGTGCCGGGCACGGGCGGCGGGATAATCGGACCCTGCCAGGAGTCCCCCCCGTCGGTGGAGCGCATGAGATAGCCGCCCATGAACACGAAATTGTCATGGCGCAGGGTCGGGGGCACCTTCTCCGCAGCGTCCCCGCGCAAAAGCGCCCAACCATAACTGCTGCACACGATGGTGCCGTCGCGGAGCTGGGTCATGCAGGGGTCCTGCGACCCCCCGAAGGGATGGGCAAGGATGAGCTCCGGCTCCTTGCTCCAAGTCTCGCCGTTGTCCTTGGACCGAACCATCACGAGATAACTGTTCGGGTCCGTGTGGTTCGAGCCGGACTCGCCAAAGTAGCGGCGCTCCGGCGCACGGCGGAACGCCAGCAGGAGTTCCCCGTCCTCGCGGAGTACCACCGAGGGGAAGGCACTGTAAAAACGGTCGTCCTGATAGACGACAATGTCCTTTTCCTTCACCAGAACCTGCGCGAAAACGGGGGATGCGGGCAAAATCGCGGCCAGAAGCAGCAGGGCTGCACAGCGGAAAGGGTTCATGGCGGGTCCTCCGTAGCATGTGGTTATGGCTGGGGAAGAGTATAGCCGCAAAACATGGGGTGGTCCAGTCCGGCAAAAGGATGGTATCCGCCAAACGGGCAACCTGCCCGATTGCGAAGAGAACTTCCAGCCCGACAAAAAATTTGTTTGCGGCTATTGACTACACACCCGGGAGGCATGAAAATGCCCGCACAGCGCATCATTCCTCTGGGGAGGGTTCCTCCGCCTGTGGCAGCACCTCGATGTAATTGGTCATGACCCAGGGGGCGTGGTTCAGGGCGTACTTGTCACCGGCAAAGGTCATCTCGCCCGGCATGGGGATGGCGGCCTCCAGGCGGTACTTTCCCGGTCGCCGCACGTCGAATTCAAACGTGCGCCCGTCCTGCGTGGCAACGGATCGCCCGTTGCGGACCAGGGTGAACTTGCAGTCGAGGGGCGCCTCGGCGCGGAACTTCAAATCGGGCGACAGGGCGATGCTCTCCCCCATGGTCACCTGTTTCCCGCCACCCTCCGCGACATAGGCGAAGCCCTCAGCGTCGCCCAGCATGTTGAAGGCGATGAAGGCGCGGCCCGCGCGGAGCGCGTCGAGCAGGGCGGGCTCGGTCAGCTCTTTCGCCAGCAGATGGGTGTTGACGAACCGGGACGAGCGCTCATAGGGGTCCAGGTCGGTCCGGTAGAGCAGTTTGTCCGGCTCCAGTTTTCCAAAAAACAGGCGCAGCAGCGGCCGGGTGAGGAAGTTCACCTTGAACTCGGTGATCTTTTTCGAGGGGTCCGTGTGGCCCGTGTCTATGAGCATCACCGTGTCGCGGGAGGTGTAGTAGATTTTCAGCCCCACATTCTGGTGGCAGTCATTGGCGGCGATGGCGGTGATTTTCCGGTGCTTGCTCTGCTCGTCCCACTTTTGGGTGATGACCATCAGGAGCCACGGGTCAAAAAAGCCCCGGAAAGTCTGCTCGGGGTAGGCCCGAAAGTTGAGCAGCGCGTCCTTCACCGTGTCTATGCGGCTGTTCTTGATGACCAGGTTGTCAATCATGTCGGAATGGATGTTGTAGATTTCCATCGCGTCTATCTCGGGAATCTCCCAGGGACGCGGCGCCTCGTTGTGGCCGAGGGCAAGCACCCCGCCCAGTTCCCGGATGCGTTTGGCCACTTCCGCCGGATCGTCGCCCTTGGAGAAGACCGTGTCTTCCGGCAGCCCCCAGGGCATGAACCCTTCATCCATCTCAAAGCCCTGCACAAAAAGGACGCCGTTGTGAACGCCCCGCCAGCCGAGCGAGTAGTCGGCCTTGCCCTCCACATAGTGGTCCGTCATGAAGATGAACTGGCATTTGGCCTTGTGCATGGTCGCCAGAATTTCCGGGAATGTCACCTCGGAGTCGTGGGAAAGTTCGGAGTGGCTGTGCATTACCCCCCGGTATTCGGTCCAGCCCGTTTTCAGGCTGACCGGCTGCAGCGATTCGGCGTGTTTCGCCCACTGCGCCTTCTGACGCGGATAGACGGAATAGCGGTTGTACAACTGCGGCGCAAACGCGCCTATGAACGCCGCCCCAAGCAGCACCAACAGCAACAGCACGGGCAGGCATCCCCAGCGCGCCGCAATGCGCAGACACCCTTTGCGTTTTTTCGTCTCTTCCATACTGATGCCGTCTCCTGTGTCTGTTTTAATCGCCGAAAGTCCGCGCATTTTACACTTTTTGCACCCGGAAAGGGCGCTTGTATTGGACCCGTTAAAAGGGGGACCGGTTTCCATGCCCCACGGGCTTGAGCGGGACGCGGCAATGGGCCATACTACTGCGCAGGAACAAACGGGCCCGGCGGGTTCGGGCCAACACGAAAGGACAAGCGGGATGAGTCAACTTAAATTGTCGCGCCGTGAGGCCCTGGCGGCCATGGGCGCGCTGGCGGTCACCGCCGGGGTGGGAACGCGCGCCGCCATGGCGCAAACGGAGGGGAAAGCCGTGAAGGGAATCGCCCTGCAACTGTACACCCTGCGGGACCCCGCCAAGGAGGACCTGGCCGGAACGCTTAAAAAGGTCCGGGATATGGGCTGGGAGTATGTGCAGTGGAGCGGCATGCCCGACCTGCCTGCGGATAAAATCCGCGAGGCCCTGGACACGGCGGGGCTGGCGGCCGTGTCCGCCCATATCGGCGTCGAGGGCTTCGAGACGGATTTCGACAACCAGGTGGCGTTCTGGAAGACCGTCGGCAACAAAGACGTGGCGCCGGGCGGCATGATGCGCGACTGCCAGGATTCGCTTGAGGCGTGGAAGCGGGGCGCGGCGCGCCTGGACGCCGTAGGCGGGAAACTCCGCGAAGCCGGGATGCGCCTCTCGTACCACAACCACGACCATGAGTTTAAGACCTTCGACGGGGATGACCGGTGCAAGCTGGACATTCTCATGGCCGAGACGAAGCCGGAGAACCTCTTCGCGGAGATAGATACCGCGTGGGTGGGCGTTGCCGGGGTGAACCCCGCCGAATACCTGCTGAAAGTCAAGGGGCGCTGCCCGATGATCCATGTGAAGGACTACGAGGGCGAGAAGCGGCTGGGCCGGGTGAAGTTCTGCGCCGTCGGCTCGGGCGCGATGAAGTGGGACGCGGTCTTTCCGGCGGCAAAAGAGGCCGGCGTCGAGTGGTACATCTACGAGC includes:
- a CDS encoding flavodoxin family protein — its product is MKITAIVGTYRKGGVIDTAVGEILSAAREHGAETETIYLIDTHVEFCRNCRSCTQSSGDSPGVCPLNDEMPRILDALDKSDAFILASPMNFSTVTAVTKRFIERLVCFADWPWGRPAPRTRKPVREKRAVLVASSAAPAVLSRLATGMVKLMKSAAALLGAKSPDLLFIGMCAMGEHHTLSPRVIRRARRLGRKLAGGS
- a CDS encoding sugar phosphate isomerase/epimerase, with the protein product MSQLKLSRREALAAMGALAVTAGVGTRAAMAQTEGKAVKGIALQLYTLRDPAKEDLAGTLKKVRDMGWEYVQWSGMPDLPADKIREALDTAGLAAVSAHIGVEGFETDFDNQVAFWKTVGNKDVAPGGMMRDCQDSLEAWKRGAARLDAVGGKLREAGMRLSYHNHDHEFKTFDGDDRCKLDILMAETKPENLFAEIDTAWVGVAGVNPAEYLLKVKGRCPMIHVKDYEGEKRLGRVKFCAVGSGAMKWDAVFPAAKEAGVEWYIYEQDNTTGDIFADAKASFEFMSKNVSL
- a CDS encoding exo-alpha-sialidase — encoded protein: MNPFRCAALLLLAAILPASPVFAQVLVKEKDIVVYQDDRFYSAFPSVVLREDGELLLAFRRAPERRYFGESGSNHTDPNSYLVMVRSKDNGETWSKEPELILAHPFGGSQDPCMTQLRDGTIVCSSYGWALLRGDAAEKVPPTLRHDNFVFMGGYLMRSTDGGDSWQGPIIPPPVPGTVTNTVFKEPCPAYNRGPMWQGQDGLLYWAVASQSRLQPRLTEVHLMASADGGLSWEYRCPVARDDKASFNETALIETRGGTLLAFLRTADFNDHTVIARSTDGGKSFAPWEDTGFQGHPHCATTLPDGRILLVYGYRHQPFGIRARVLNAEATDIADSQEIVLRDDGGSGDLGYPWVTPMADGRYLVVYYFNKDNGIRHIAGTVLSLGKE